From a single Cetobacterium somerae ATCC BAA-474 genomic region:
- a CDS encoding TRAP transporter small permease, with protein MNNIRKGLDKVLLGTCVALFAFMTLMGTYQISSRYIFKSPSTVSEELISYSFAWMAMLAAAYIFGKRDHMKMVFFVEKLTNKTQSLLGVLSELVIFLFSLGVLVRGGSAITALTMTQTTPALRISMGYIYAVLPISGVIICIYSLLNIKDILEKLKEEM; from the coding sequence ATGAATAACATAAGAAAAGGTTTGGATAAAGTTTTACTAGGAACTTGTGTGGCACTATTTGCATTCATGACTTTAATGGGAACTTATCAAATTTCATCAAGATATATTTTTAAATCACCAAGTACAGTTTCTGAGGAGTTAATCTCTTACTCATTTGCTTGGATGGCAATGCTAGCAGCAGCATATATCTTTGGAAAGAGAGACCATATGAAAATGGTTTTCTTTGTGGAGAAACTTACAAATAAAACTCAAAGTCTACTAGGAGTTTTAAGTGAGCTTGTAATATTTCTATTTTCACTTGGAGTTTTAGTGAGAGGTGGATCAGCAATTACAGCTCTTACTATGACACAAACTACTCCTGCTCTTAGAATATCTATGGGGTATATATATGCAGTACTTCCAATATCTGGAGTTATAATCTGTATATACTCTTTACTAAATATTAAGGATATTTTAGAGAAACTGAAGGAGGAGATGTAA
- the uxuA gene encoding mannonate dehydratase has product MKLSFRWYGESDPVKLEYIKQIPTMDSIVTAIYDVPVGEVWPMDKILALKETVEKAGLKFDVIESVPVHEDIKLGIGKRDEYIANYKQNIRNLGAAGVKVICYNFMPVFDWTRSQLDKELEDGSTALVYYKDQVDALDPLNSNLSLPGWDSSYTKEQLAELFAGYKSIGQEGLWANLEYFLKEIIPVAEEADVKMAIHPDDPPWPIFGLPRIITCEENVDRFLSLVDSKYNGLTLCTGSLGCANFNNMERLVDKYSAMGRIHFMHVRNVKLLEDGVSFEESAHYSGCGSLDIVKIMAALHKNNFDGYLRPDHGRMIWGETGKPGYGLYDRALGASYITGIWETLSKLK; this is encoded by the coding sequence GTGAAATTATCATTTAGATGGTATGGAGAATCTGATCCAGTAAAACTGGAGTACATAAAGCAGATTCCAACAATGGATAGTATTGTAACAGCTATATATGATGTTCCTGTTGGAGAAGTTTGGCCAATGGATAAGATATTAGCTTTAAAGGAGACAGTTGAAAAAGCTGGATTAAAATTTGATGTTATAGAGAGTGTACCAGTACATGAAGATATAAAGTTAGGTATTGGAAAAAGAGATGAGTATATAGCAAACTACAAGCAGAACATAAGAAACTTAGGAGCTGCAGGAGTTAAAGTTATATGTTATAATTTCATGCCTGTATTTGACTGGACTAGATCACAGTTAGATAAAGAGTTAGAGGATGGTTCAACAGCACTTGTTTACTATAAGGACCAAGTTGATGCGTTAGATCCATTAAATAGTAACCTATCACTACCAGGATGGGATTCAAGTTACACAAAAGAGCAGTTAGCAGAGCTATTTGCAGGATATAAAAGTATAGGACAAGAGGGACTTTGGGCTAATTTAGAGTATTTCTTAAAAGAGATTATTCCAGTAGCTGAAGAGGCTGATGTAAAAATGGCTATTCACCCGGACGATCCACCTTGGCCAATCTTTGGACTTCCAAGAATCATAACATGTGAGGAAAATGTTGATAGATTCTTAAGTCTAGTTGATAGTAAGTACAACGGATTAACTCTTTGTACAGGATCATTAGGATGTGCTAACTTCAACAACATGGAGAGATTAGTAGATAAGTACAGTGCAATGGGAAGAATCCACTTTATGCACGTAAGAAACGTAAAACTTCTTGAGGATGGAGTAAGCTTTGAAGAGTCAGCTCACTACTCAGGGTGTGGATCATTAGATATAGTTAAGATTATGGCAGCACTTCATAAGAATAACTTTGATGGATATTTAAGACCAGATCACGGAAGAATGATTTGGGGAGAAACAGGAAAACCAGGATACGGATTATATGATAGAGCTTTAGGAGCAAGTTATATAACAGGAATTTGGGAGACTCTTTCTAAGTTAAAGTAA
- a CDS encoding mannitol dehydrogenase family protein → MKLNLKDIKNIDGSLGVIVPKYDIEAVKEETLKTPKWLHFGAGNIFRAYMGKVQQVLIEKNLENTGIIVAESFDTEIIDKAYTPFDNLTILTTLNKNGDFQNEIIGSIVESIKATDENFKTLEEIVKKDSLQMISFTITEKGYNLKDPSGNYFGVILEDFKNGFTSPKHVMALITKLLYSRFKTNGTPISLVSMDNCSGNGDKIKAAVLEIATAWNTNGYVEDEFLAYLKDESKVSYPVTMIDKITPRPAEEVQISLEKLGFEDMAPVITNRNSFVAPFVNAEIPEYFIVEDKFPNGRPNLEAAGVFLTDRETVEKTEKMKVTTCLNPLHTTLAIFGCILNKKSIYDAASDEDLNRLIKEVGYNEALKVVESPKIIDPKAFIDEVIDERFLNPYIPDQPERIATDTSQKIAIRFGETIKSYMADENLDVKSLKYIPLVLAGWFRYLLGVDDKGLERSISNDPMLEMLKEQLVGIEFGKPESYKGQLKTVLTNDRIFGVNLEEVGLSELIENYFVEMLSGEDAVRNTLHKYLEAK, encoded by the coding sequence ATGAAATTAAACTTAAAGGATATAAAAAACATAGATGGTTCATTAGGGGTAATAGTACCAAAATATGATATTGAAGCAGTAAAAGAAGAAACTTTAAAAACGCCAAAGTGGTTACACTTTGGTGCTGGAAATATCTTTAGAGCATACATGGGGAAAGTACAACAAGTTTTAATTGAAAAAAATCTAGAGAATACAGGGATTATTGTAGCTGAGAGCTTTGACACTGAGATCATTGATAAAGCTTACACACCATTTGACAATTTAACTATCTTAACGACGTTAAATAAAAATGGAGATTTCCAAAATGAGATTATTGGTAGTATCGTTGAGTCGATAAAAGCTACTGATGAGAACTTCAAAACTTTAGAGGAGATTGTAAAAAAAGATTCACTTCAGATGATTAGTTTTACAATAACTGAAAAGGGATATAACTTAAAGGATCCTTCAGGAAACTATTTTGGAGTTATATTAGAGGATTTCAAAAACGGATTTACTTCACCAAAGCATGTAATGGCTTTAATTACAAAGCTACTTTACTCAAGATTTAAAACTAATGGAACACCAATAAGTTTAGTAAGTATGGATAACTGTTCTGGAAACGGGGATAAAATAAAGGCAGCTGTTTTAGAGATAGCTACTGCTTGGAACACTAATGGATATGTTGAAGATGAGTTCTTAGCATATTTAAAAGATGAGTCTAAAGTATCTTACCCTGTGACTATGATTGATAAAATCACTCCAAGACCAGCTGAAGAGGTACAAATCTCTTTAGAGAAGTTAGGATTTGAGGATATGGCACCAGTTATTACAAATAGAAACAGCTTTGTGGCTCCTTTTGTTAACGCTGAAATACCAGAGTACTTTATAGTTGAGGATAAATTCCCTAATGGAAGACCAAACCTAGAGGCAGCTGGAGTATTTTTAACAGATAGAGAAACTGTTGAGAAAACAGAAAAAATGAAAGTAACTACATGTTTAAACCCACTACATACAACACTTGCAATATTTGGATGTATCTTAAATAAGAAATCAATTTATGATGCTGCAAGTGATGAGGATTTAAACAGATTAATAAAAGAGGTTGGTTATAATGAGGCTTTAAAAGTTGTTGAAAGTCCAAAGATAATCGATCCAAAGGCCTTTATAGATGAGGTTATAGATGAGAGATTCCTAAATCCATATATTCCAGATCAACCTGAAAGAATAGCTACAGATACATCTCAAAAGATAGCTATCAGATTTGGAGAGACTATTAAGTCATACATGGCTGATGAGAATTTAGATGTTAAATCATTAAAATATATTCCACTAGTGTTAGCTGGGTGGTTTAGATACCTTTTAGGAGTGGATGATAAGGGATTAGAGAGATCAATTAGTAATGACCCAATGTTAGAGATGCTTAAAGAACAGCTAGTAGGGATTGAGTTTGGAAAACCTGAGAGCTACAAAGGGCAACTAAAAACTGTGCTTACAAATGATAGAATCTTTGGAGTTAACTTAGAAGAAGTTGGTCTTTCAGAATTAATAGAAAATTATTTTGTAGAAATGCTATCTGGGGAGGATGCAGTTAGAAATACTTTACACAAGTATTTAGAGGCAAAATAA
- the uxaC gene encoding glucuronate isomerase — MRKFMDSDFLLKNDVSKKLYEYAEKMPIFDYHCHLNPKEIAENKSYENITQIWLYGDHYKWRAMRSNGVDEKYITGDATDYEKFLAFAETMEYAYGNPLFHWSHLELKRFFGIEEVLNRKTAESIWNKANELLKTSEFTAKRLVERSNVKALCTTDDPADTLEFHQEILKDENFKVKVLPTFRPDKAIYLEKDDYLIWLEKLETVSNEKIDSFKKLVEVLERRVEFFVENGCVVTDHSLEAPFYRRDTENRIEAIFAKRLAGETLTKEEADIYKTEIFLALGKIYYKNDLGMQLHMGALRNNNERMFKKLGADVGFDSIADNNYGEVLSKLLNSLDVDGKLPKTILYCLNPKDNEVLGTMIGNFQNSDTPGKIQFGSGWWFNDQKDGMIRQMTALSQLGLLRRFVGMLTDSRSFLSYTRHEYFRRILCNLVGTWVEDGEVPYDEEILKAMIEEICFINAKNYFKLEI, encoded by the coding sequence ATGAGAAAATTTATGGATTCAGATTTTTTATTAAAAAATGATGTAAGTAAAAAACTATATGAATATGCAGAAAAAATGCCTATATTCGATTATCACTGTCACCTTAATCCAAAGGAGATAGCTGAGAATAAAAGCTATGAAAATATAACACAGATTTGGCTTTATGGAGATCACTATAAGTGGAGAGCTATGAGATCAAATGGTGTAGATGAAAAGTATATTACAGGAGATGCAACTGACTATGAGAAGTTCTTAGCTTTTGCAGAAACTATGGAATACGCTTATGGAAACCCACTTTTCCACTGGTCTCACTTAGAACTTAAGAGATTCTTTGGAATAGAAGAGGTATTAAATAGAAAGACTGCTGAGAGCATCTGGAACAAAGCTAATGAGCTTTTAAAAACAAGTGAGTTTACAGCTAAAAGACTTGTAGAGAGATCAAATGTAAAGGCACTTTGTACAACAGATGATCCTGCTGATACATTAGAGTTTCATCAAGAGATTTTAAAGGATGAGAACTTTAAAGTAAAAGTTCTTCCAACTTTCAGACCTGATAAGGCCATCTATTTAGAAAAAGATGATTACCTAATCTGGTTAGAAAAATTAGAAACTGTTTCAAATGAAAAGATAGACTCTTTCAAAAAACTAGTAGAGGTTTTAGAGAGAAGAGTGGAGTTCTTCGTAGAAAATGGTTGTGTTGTAACTGACCACAGTTTAGAGGCACCTTTTTATAGAAGAGATACTGAGAATAGAATAGAGGCAATCTTCGCTAAGAGATTAGCAGGAGAGACTTTAACAAAAGAGGAAGCAGATATTTATAAAACTGAGATCTTCTTAGCTCTTGGAAAGATTTATTACAAAAATGATTTAGGAATGCAACTACACATGGGTGCTCTTAGAAATAACAACGAAAGAATGTTTAAAAAACTAGGTGCAGATGTTGGTTTTGATTCAATAGCAGATAATAACTATGGAGAGGTTTTATCAAAGTTATTAAATAGTTTAGATGTAGATGGAAAACTTCCAAAAACAATACTTTACTGTTTAAATCCAAAGGACAATGAAGTTCTTGGAACTATGATTGGTAACTTCCAAAATAGTGATACTCCAGGAAAGATTCAGTTTGGATCTGGATGGTGGTTTAACGATCAAAAGGATGGAATGATTCGTCAAATGACAGCTCTATCTCAACTGGGACTTTTAAGAAGATTTGTAGGAATGCTTACAGACTCTAGAAGTTTCCTATCTTACACAAGACACGAGTACTTCAGAAGAATACTTTGTAACTTAGTGGGAACTTGGGTAGAGGATGGAGAGGTTCCATATGATGAGGAGATCTTAAAAGCAATGATTGAAGAGATCTGTTTTATCAATGCAAAGAACTACTTTAAGTTAGAAATTTAA
- a CDS encoding TRAP transporter large permease translates to MVLTTALIMFSVLIVTLILGFPIAISIGISSILAILPSLAFDNTLITGAQRIFSGISNFTLIAIPFFILAGNIMNQGGIAKKLVSFAQSLTGRVPGSLMQTNILANMMFGAISGSSVAACAAMGGILLPMEKEEGYDPILGATVNISTAPTGLLIPPSNSLIVYSLVSGGTSVAALFMAGYIPGILWGLGCMILTFFLAKKRGMKGKAAAKFSVVFATFVDAIPSLALIVIVIGGIIKGIFTPTEGSVVAVVYSLLLSMFFYRSITVKQLVKIFEESAKMTGIIVFLIGVSTIMSWVMAFTGVPQAISNMILGISDNKYLILLLMNVLLLFIGTFMDVTPAILIFTPIFLPIVKTFGMTPVQFGIIIVFNLCIGNITPPVGNTLFVGVKVAKLKMEDVMKEMVKYYAVIIAVLLLVVYVPQLSTALPKLMGLIK, encoded by the coding sequence ATGGTTTTAACAACAGCTCTAATTATGTTTAGTGTGCTGATAGTTACACTAATTTTAGGATTCCCAATAGCTATAAGTATAGGAATATCTTCTATATTAGCTATATTACCATCTTTAGCTTTTGATAACACACTTATTACAGGAGCTCAAAGAATATTTTCTGGAATATCAAACTTTACACTTATAGCTATACCATTCTTTATCTTAGCTGGAAATATAATGAATCAAGGTGGAATAGCTAAGAAACTGGTATCTTTTGCTCAGTCTTTAACTGGAAGAGTACCTGGATCACTTATGCAAACAAATATCTTAGCAAATATGATGTTTGGAGCTATCTCTGGATCATCAGTTGCAGCTTGTGCTGCTATGGGTGGAATACTTTTACCTATGGAAAAAGAGGAAGGGTATGACCCAATTTTAGGTGCTACAGTAAATATCTCAACAGCACCAACAGGGCTACTAATACCACCATCGAACTCACTAATTGTTTATTCGCTTGTAAGTGGAGGAACATCAGTTGCAGCTCTATTTATGGCTGGATATATTCCAGGAATACTTTGGGGATTAGGTTGTATGATCTTAACTTTCTTCTTAGCTAAGAAAAGAGGAATGAAAGGAAAGGCAGCAGCAAAGTTTTCAGTTGTATTTGCTACATTTGTAGATGCTATACCATCATTAGCACTTATAGTTATTGTTATTGGTGGAATTATTAAAGGTATATTCACGCCAACAGAGGGGTCTGTTGTAGCAGTTGTATATAGTTTATTACTATCTATGTTCTTCTATAGAAGTATAACTGTAAAGCAGTTAGTTAAAATATTTGAAGAGAGTGCAAAGATGACAGGAATAATTGTTTTCCTAATTGGAGTTTCAACAATTATGTCATGGGTAATGGCCTTCACAGGTGTGCCTCAAGCTATTTCTAATATGATTTTAGGAATCTCTGATAATAAATATCTAATTCTTTTACTAATGAATGTACTTTTACTATTCATTGGAACATTTATGGATGTTACACCAGCAATTCTTATATTTACACCAATATTCCTACCAATAGTTAAAACTTTTGGAATGACTCCAGTTCAATTTGGAATCATCATAGTATTTAACTTATGTATTGGAAATATTACACCACCAGTTGGAAATACACTGTTTGTTGGAGTAAAAGTTGCTAAACTTAAAATGGAAGATGTTATGAAAGAGATGGTAAAGTACTATGCAGTTATAATAGCAGTATTATTACTAGTAGTTTATGTACCTCAACTTTCAACAGCACTACCAAAATTAATGGGGTTAATTAAGTAG
- a CDS encoding GntR family transcriptional regulator: MRLQGVSKNSKENTRQYIYRVLRENIMSLNLKPGESIGEIELSKILNVSRTPLREAIVQLVEEKLLQVFPQKGSFVSKIDYDLVEEAIFVRETCEERILKMAMCDKNVNDLVMKLEKNIEYQKIILNFDGDLHEFFTLDNEFHYILFEHYNKKNSWKAIKRLSTHYDRLRLLDALEKTNIEATLNQHIKIVELIKNKDDKNVDTLIEKHLLNYKDVIKKYEAKYPEYFCSK; the protein is encoded by the coding sequence ATGAGATTACAAGGGGTAAGTAAAAATTCTAAAGAAAATACTAGACAGTATATATATAGAGTTTTGAGAGAGAATATTATGAGTCTAAATTTAAAACCAGGGGAATCAATAGGGGAGATAGAGTTAAGTAAGATACTAAATGTAAGTAGAACGCCACTGAGAGAGGCTATTGTACAGTTAGTAGAGGAGAAGTTACTACAAGTTTTTCCTCAAAAAGGGTCTTTTGTTTCTAAGATAGATTATGACTTAGTAGAGGAAGCTATCTTTGTTAGAGAAACTTGTGAAGAGAGAATTTTAAAAATGGCTATGTGTGATAAAAATGTAAATGATTTAGTGATGAAGTTAGAGAAAAATATAGAGTATCAAAAGATAATATTAAATTTTGATGGGGATCTACATGAGTTTTTCACTTTAGATAACGAGTTTCACTATATACTGTTTGAGCACTACAATAAAAAGAATAGTTGGAAAGCTATTAAAAGATTATCGACTCACTATGATAGACTTAGACTTTTAGATGCTTTAGAGAAAACTAATATTGAAGCTACACTAAATCAACATATAAAAATTGTAGAGTTAATAAAGAATAAAGATGATAAAAATGTAGATACACTGATTGAAAAACATCTTCTAAATTATAAAGATGTAATTAAAAAATATGAAGCAAAATATCCAGAGTATTTTTGCAGTAAGTAA
- a CDS encoding phosphatase PAP2 family protein: protein MIDIGTIFLVCLIIYILFKRRDLIKLDLRIQRMQYILFIVFVIFLLFVINFLDQKIAFIISNQYPQGLLANYPLTNETLTDIFKGITHLGEPNYLALVAFPAFLYFRYKKNTKLQTLILSAVVIMMFGSLISTILKAVFVRSRPYQEWNNFGFYFITDVLQKRVPYNGDYMSFPSGHTLVASCGFFYLAMMNKNIHMKIFWSAFPILVAVSRVYLSYHWLSDVLASLLFGLFLAKKYRDSLDPSSLNNLS, encoded by the coding sequence ATGATAGATATAGGAACGATATTTTTAGTATGTTTAATCATCTATATTTTATTCAAAAGAAGAGATCTTATTAAACTAGATTTAAGAATTCAAAGGATGCAATACATACTCTTTATAGTTTTTGTTATATTCTTGCTTTTTGTAATAAACTTCTTAGATCAAAAAATCGCTTTCATTATATCTAATCAATACCCTCAAGGTTTACTAGCTAACTATCCTCTAACAAATGAAACTCTAACTGATATTTTTAAAGGGATAACTCATCTAGGTGAACCTAATTACTTAGCTTTAGTTGCTTTTCCTGCTTTTTTATATTTTAGATATAAAAAAAATACGAAACTTCAAACTTTAATTTTAAGCGCAGTTGTTATAATGATGTTTGGTTCTTTAATCTCAACTATTTTAAAAGCTGTTTTTGTAAGAAGTCGACCATATCAAGAGTGGAATAATTTTGGCTTCTATTTTATCACAGATGTACTACAAAAAAGAGTTCCTTATAATGGAGATTATATGTCTTTCCCATCAGGGCATACTCTGGTAGCTTCTTGTGGATTCTTTTACTTAGCAATGATGAATAAAAATATTCATATGAAAATATTTTGGTCTGCTTTTCCAATATTAGTTGCTGTTTCAAGAGTTTATCTATCATATCACTGGTTAAGTGATGTTTTAGCTAGTTTACTATTTGGACTTTTCCTTGCTAAAAAGTATAGAGATAGCCTTGACCCATCCTCTTTAAATAACTTAAGCTAG
- a CDS encoding TRAP transporter substrate-binding protein produces MRIMKKVLMGTMAIVMGALFTSCNKGNGKEIIRVSHNQAADHPTNIGLLAFEKYIEENLGDKYDVQIFPNELLGSQVNTVELTQTGAINFTVASNAILESFEDIYQIFNLPYLFTSPEHYHAVMDDKEIVDPIFKSTKKSGFEAVAWLDAGTRNFYTVKKPILTPDDLKGLKIRVQQSASNIRMMQLFGGSATPMGFGEVYTALQQNVIDGAENNELAVTSNKHGEVAKYYSYNMHQMVPDIVIGNERFLSNLSPEEREVFDKGFQIISRVQRDAWGDSVEKSIKQAKEEMNVQFFYPEVLPFQERVLPLHQEVMTSNPKLVPIYEKIQEVGKSMTGGKENE; encoded by the coding sequence ATGAGAATAATGAAAAAGGTTTTAATGGGAACTATGGCAATTGTCATGGGAGCTCTTTTTACATCTTGTAATAAAGGAAATGGAAAAGAAATCATCAGAGTATCACACAACCAAGCGGCAGATCACCCTACTAACATAGGGCTGCTTGCTTTTGAGAAGTACATAGAGGAAAATCTTGGTGATAAGTATGATGTTCAAATATTTCCAAATGAGCTTTTAGGTTCTCAAGTAAATACAGTTGAGTTAACTCAAACAGGGGCTATTAATTTTACTGTTGCAAGTAATGCAATATTAGAGAGTTTTGAAGATATATATCAAATCTTTAACTTACCATATCTGTTTACAAGTCCAGAGCACTATCATGCAGTTATGGATGATAAAGAGATTGTAGATCCAATATTTAAATCTACAAAAAAATCTGGATTTGAAGCAGTAGCTTGGTTAGATGCTGGAACTAGAAACTTCTATACAGTTAAAAAACCAATACTTACTCCAGATGATTTAAAAGGGTTAAAAATTAGAGTTCAACAGAGTGCTTCTAATATTAGAATGATGCAACTATTTGGTGGATCAGCTACTCCAATGGGGTTTGGAGAAGTTTATACAGCACTGCAACAAAACGTTATAGATGGAGCGGAAAATAACGAGTTAGCTGTAACAAGTAACAAACATGGTGAAGTTGCTAAGTATTACTCTTACAACATGCACCAGATGGTACCTGATATAGTTATTGGAAATGAGAGATTTTTAAGTAATCTTTCACCAGAGGAGAGAGAGGTTTTTGATAAAGGATTCCAAATAATCTCAAGAGTTCAAAGAGATGCTTGGGGAGATTCTGTAGAGAAATCTATTAAACAAGCTAAAGAGGAGATGAACGTACAGTTCTTCTATCCAGAGGTGTTACCGTTCCAAGAGAGAGTTTTACCACTACACCAAGAGGTAATGACATCAAATCCTAAATTAGTTCCAATATATGAGAAGATTCAAGAAGTTGGAAAGTCTATGACAGGAGGAAAAGAGAATGAATAA
- a CDS encoding DUF5058 family protein gives MNGHMIYASHPIIWGTAIFGIIIVLLQSGLIIKKSISTAKELGISNDKITKGIKVSAMASIGPALGVVGSLLALLVTMGSPVSTLRLSLIGSSNFEAMAANFGAQAMGSELSTNMLPVVFTNALWTMALGSMGWIVFVFLFAHKMDKVNGLLTNGRKALLPAVGLGAMLGSFAFFNVGNLMKFNTNPDVTIAAISGMIIMVVCLKIGEKMAWLKEWALTFAMFGGAAIGLLAA, from the coding sequence ATGAACGGGCATATGATCTATGCATCACACCCAATTATATGGGGAACAGCTATTTTTGGTATTATTATTGTATTACTTCAATCGGGGTTAATTATCAAAAAATCAATATCAACAGCTAAAGAGTTAGGGATATCTAACGATAAAATAACAAAGGGAATTAAAGTTAGTGCAATGGCAAGTATTGGACCAGCACTAGGAGTTGTTGGAAGTTTACTAGCACTTTTAGTTACAATGGGATCGCCAGTTTCAACTTTAAGATTAAGTTTAATAGGAAGTTCAAACTTTGAGGCAATGGCAGCAAACTTTGGAGCTCAAGCAATGGGATCTGAGCTTTCAACAAATATGTTACCAGTTGTATTTACAAATGCACTTTGGACTATGGCATTAGGATCAATGGGATGGATTGTTTTCGTTTTCCTATTTGCACATAAGATGGATAAGGTTAATGGATTATTAACAAATGGAAGAAAAGCTCTTTTACCAGCAGTTGGACTGGGAGCTATGTTAGGGTCTTTCGCATTCTTTAACGTTGGAAACTTAATGAAGTTTAATACAAATCCTGATGTAACAATTGCAGCTATATCTGGAATGATAATTATGGTAGTTTGCTTAAAAATAGGAGAGAAGATGGCTTGGTTAAAAGAGTGGGCACTTACTTTTGCTATGTTTGGTGGAGCAGCTATCGGGCTTTTAGCAGCATAA